A genomic window from Agreia sp. COWG includes:
- a CDS encoding LacI family DNA-binding transcriptional regulator — protein MASKRATLADVARLAGLSSTTASLILNGKPDTRFSADAHRRVHDAVAQLGYRPNMGARALRTDRSLTIGFISDVVATTRFASGLIRGALEQAEAAGHVVLVLETGGDASRESEAVGAVLDRQVDGIIFATMRARELFVPAVPDSTRVVMLNATSAQFGISVLPNEELGGRSAVDLLAEAGHVDGIALIGQNDEVEGDLFRSATVAHRVRGIRGELADLGLGLVAEESCWEWEPENGYRLTTELLSRRRDIRALLCMNDRLAFGAYQACQERGLVVGRDISVVSFDNDELAAYLRPGLTTIGLPHESMGRDAVRLLLSDAGPGERLVDMPIVRRSSIVDTHSNSSTALRARRRLLASAPEA, from the coding sequence GTGGCTTCGAAGAGAGCAACACTTGCCGATGTCGCCCGCCTAGCCGGCCTGTCATCGACCACCGCGTCCCTGATCCTCAACGGCAAGCCCGACACCCGATTCTCAGCCGACGCGCATCGTCGAGTGCACGATGCCGTTGCACAGCTCGGATACCGTCCGAATATGGGCGCCCGTGCGTTGCGCACCGACAGGTCCCTCACCATCGGCTTCATCTCCGATGTCGTCGCCACCACACGTTTCGCCAGCGGACTCATTCGGGGGGCTCTCGAGCAGGCGGAGGCTGCAGGCCACGTGGTGCTCGTGTTGGAGACGGGCGGTGACGCCAGCCGCGAGAGCGAGGCCGTGGGTGCGGTGCTCGACAGACAGGTGGACGGCATCATCTTCGCGACGATGCGGGCGCGCGAGCTGTTCGTTCCGGCCGTTCCCGACTCGACCCGGGTCGTCATGCTGAACGCCACAAGCGCTCAATTCGGCATCTCGGTGCTTCCCAACGAAGAACTCGGAGGGCGCAGCGCTGTCGACCTCCTCGCCGAGGCGGGCCACGTCGACGGCATCGCCCTGATCGGGCAGAACGATGAGGTCGAGGGCGACCTGTTCCGATCCGCGACCGTCGCACACCGGGTGCGCGGCATTCGTGGGGAGCTCGCGGACCTCGGGCTGGGGCTCGTCGCTGAGGAGTCCTGCTGGGAGTGGGAACCCGAGAACGGATACCGGCTCACGACAGAGCTGCTGTCGAGGCGCCGCGACATAAGGGCCCTTCTGTGCATGAACGACCGGCTCGCCTTCGGTGCATACCAGGCCTGCCAGGAGCGCGGCCTTGTCGTCGGCCGCGATATCTCGGTCGTGTCCTTCGACAACGATGAGCTGGCCGCCTATCTCAGACCTGGACTCACGACAATCGGCCTGCCCCACGAGTCCATGGGCCGGGATGCCGTGCGCTTACTGCTCTCGGACGCCGGGCCCGGTGAGCGATTGGTCGACATGCCCATCGTGCGGAGGAGCTCGATCGTCGACACGCACTCGAACTCGTCGACCGCGCTGCGCGCCCGCCGGCGTCTTCTCGCCTCGGCACCCGAGGCCTGA
- a CDS encoding UPF0182 family protein codes for MTSPTAEKPASRRSRAPLAITIAIVVALAIAFFAFSNLYTEVLWYDQLGYVNVLTTQWVAGGVMFFIGFLAMALPVWASIEIAFRWRPVYAKLNSQLDRYQQVVEPLRRLASIGIPVLLGIFAGVATASRWQLTLMWLNRTPTGKTDAQFGLDISFFLYDLPFFRGVVGFASAVILVAGIAALATSYLYGAIRVAGREVRISKTARIQIAVLAALYLAVQAASIWLDQYSTVTNGSGKLITGATYADVNGTIPGLSILAGIAGIVAILFVVAAVIGRWRLPVIGTVLLIVSSLILGSLYPWVVQRFQVDPSERSLESEYIQRNIDSTRDAYGVSGVEETEYDATTDATAGALRSDAVTTANIRIIDPALVSDTYKQLEQFRQYYQFPQYLDVDRYNINGTVQDAVTTVRDLNLEGLGTSNTWYNQHIVYTHGYGLVAAFGNQRSVDGQPVFLESGIPSTGALGNYEPRIYFGESSPDYSIVGGPEGGPKNELDYPSGEEGAQQTYTTFTGDGGPKLDNVFKRLVYALKFQSEQIFLSDGVTDQSQILYDRDPAQRVSKVAPYLTIDSDPYASVVDGKVVWIVDGYTTSENYPYSRTESLSDVIADTYTPKPAFAVDDINYIRNSVKATVDANDGKVTLYAWDETDPLLQTWQKIFPSTLKPMSDMSGDLLSHVRYPADLFKVQRAILGEYHVTDAGSFYSKQDAWTTPNDPTAPSANPTLQPPYYLTLQMPGQEAPSYSLYSTFIPVNTGEGSRNVLNGYLAVDSNAGSEDGKVSSDYGKLRLLTLPKDDTVPGPGQVQNNFTTDPTVSQALNLLRQGETEVKSGNLLTLPVGGGLLYVQPVYVQSTGGTSYPLLQKILVAFGDKIAFEDTLDKALDQLFGGDSGAVAGDESVPVTDQGTSTPAPDSGSGTPSTATPSTSAPSTSTPSADSGSLTQALLDAKSALAERDTALKAGDWQAYGVADAKLKAALEKALAAGGQ; via the coding sequence GTGACTTCCCCCACCGCCGAGAAGCCCGCTTCGAGACGATCCCGCGCTCCCTTGGCCATCACCATCGCCATCGTCGTCGCGCTCGCCATCGCGTTCTTCGCGTTTTCGAACCTGTACACCGAGGTCCTCTGGTACGACCAGCTGGGGTACGTGAACGTGTTGACGACCCAGTGGGTCGCGGGCGGAGTGATGTTCTTCATCGGCTTCCTGGCCATGGCGTTGCCGGTCTGGGCTTCCATCGAGATCGCGTTCCGCTGGCGGCCCGTCTACGCGAAGCTCAACTCGCAGCTAGACCGATACCAGCAGGTCGTCGAACCCCTTCGTCGGCTCGCGTCCATCGGCATCCCCGTGCTACTCGGAATCTTCGCCGGTGTGGCGACGGCCTCACGCTGGCAGCTCACCCTGATGTGGCTCAACCGCACGCCCACGGGAAAGACGGACGCCCAGTTCGGGCTCGACATCTCGTTCTTCCTCTACGACCTTCCGTTCTTCCGCGGTGTCGTGGGCTTCGCATCGGCGGTCATCCTGGTGGCAGGTATCGCGGCACTGGCCACCAGCTACCTCTACGGCGCCATCCGTGTCGCCGGGCGCGAGGTGCGCATCTCGAAGACCGCGCGCATCCAGATCGCCGTTCTGGCCGCCCTCTACCTCGCCGTGCAGGCCGCGAGCATCTGGCTCGACCAGTACTCCACGGTCACCAACGGTTCCGGAAAGCTCATCACCGGTGCCACGTACGCCGACGTCAACGGCACGATCCCGGGCCTCTCGATCCTCGCGGGCATCGCGGGCATCGTCGCGATCCTCTTCGTCGTGGCCGCCGTCATCGGCCGCTGGCGCCTGCCGGTCATCGGCACGGTGCTGCTCATCGTCTCGAGCCTCATCCTCGGTTCGCTGTACCCGTGGGTCGTGCAGCGCTTCCAGGTCGACCCGTCTGAGCGGTCGCTCGAGTCGGAGTACATCCAGCGCAACATCGACTCCACCCGCGACGCGTACGGCGTGTCCGGCGTAGAAGAGACCGAGTACGACGCAACGACCGACGCCACGGCCGGCGCGCTTCGATCGGATGCGGTCACGACCGCGAACATCCGCATCATCGACCCGGCCCTCGTCTCCGACACCTACAAGCAGCTCGAGCAGTTCCGCCAGTATTACCAGTTCCCGCAGTATCTCGACGTCGACCGCTACAACATCAACGGCACAGTCCAAGACGCGGTCACCACGGTGCGCGACCTCAACCTCGAGGGCCTCGGCACCTCGAACACCTGGTACAACCAGCACATCGTCTACACGCACGGCTACGGCCTCGTCGCGGCCTTCGGAAACCAGCGGTCGGTCGACGGCCAGCCCGTCTTCCTCGAGTCGGGCATCCCCTCGACCGGCGCGCTCGGCAACTACGAGCCCCGCATCTACTTCGGTGAGTCGTCCCCCGACTACTCGATCGTGGGCGGCCCCGAGGGCGGGCCTAAGAACGAGCTCGACTATCCGTCTGGCGAAGAGGGCGCGCAGCAGACCTACACGACCTTCACGGGTGACGGCGGGCCGAAGCTCGACAACGTGTTCAAGCGCCTCGTCTACGCGCTGAAGTTCCAGTCCGAGCAGATCTTCCTGTCTGACGGGGTCACCGATCAGTCGCAGATCCTCTACGACCGTGACCCAGCCCAGCGCGTGTCGAAGGTCGCACCGTACCTGACCATCGACTCCGATCCCTATGCCTCCGTCGTCGACGGCAAGGTCGTCTGGATCGTCGACGGCTACACCACGAGTGAGAACTATCCGTATTCGCGAACGGAGAGCCTGTCGGACGTCATCGCGGACACGTACACGCCGAAGCCCGCCTTCGCGGTCGACGACATCAACTACATCCGCAACTCGGTGAAGGCCACCGTCGACGCGAACGACGGCAAGGTGACCCTCTACGCCTGGGATGAGACCGACCCGCTGCTGCAGACGTGGCAGAAGATCTTCCCGTCGACGCTCAAGCCCATGAGCGACATGAGTGGCGACCTGCTCAGCCACGTGCGCTACCCGGCCGATCTCTTCAAGGTGCAGCGCGCCATCCTTGGCGAATACCACGTCACCGACGCGGGCTCGTTCTATTCCAAGCAAGATGCGTGGACCACGCCGAACGACCCCACGGCGCCTTCCGCGAATCCCACCCTGCAGCCGCCGTACTACCTGACCCTGCAAATGCCGGGCCAGGAGGCGCCGTCTTATTCGCTCTACTCCACCTTCATTCCGGTGAATACGGGGGAGGGCAGCCGAAACGTGTTGAACGGATATTTGGCCGTCGACTCCAACGCGGGCTCCGAAGACGGCAAGGTGTCCTCCGATTACGGCAAGTTGAGGCTCCTCACACTGCCGAAGGACGATACGGTGCCTGGCCCGGGTCAGGTGCAGAACAACTTCACGACAGACCCGACCGTCTCCCAGGCGCTCAACCTTCTGAGACAGGGCGAGACCGAGGTCAAGAGCGGAAACCTGTTGACCCTGCCCGTCGGAGGAGGACTGCTCTACGTGCAGCCCGTCTACGTGCAGTCCACGGGTGGCACCAGCTATCCGCTGCTGCAGAAGATCCTGGTGGCGTTCGGAGACAAGATCGCCTTCGAGGACACCCTCGACAAGGCGCTCGATCAGCTGTTCGGGGGAGACTCGGGAGCGGTCGCGGGAGACGAGTCCGTACCGGTGACAGACCAGGGCACGTCGACACCCGCACCGGATTCCGGCAGCGGCACCCCGAGCACGGCAACTCCCAGCACCAGTGCTCCGAGCACGTCGACTCCGAGTGCCGATTCGGGAAGCCTCACCCAGGCCCTCCTCGACGCGAAGAGTGCGCTCGCCGAGAGGGATACCGCCTTGAAGGCAGGGGACTGGCAGGCCTACGGTGTCGCCGACGCCAAACTGAAGGCCGCGCTCGAGAAGGCGCTGGCTGCCGGAGGCCAGTAA